A section of the Deinococcus taeanensis genome encodes:
- a CDS encoding non-heme iron oxygenase ferredoxin subunit has translation MSDTPPERVLVGRTDDLPDGQQTAVTVDGVSVVIVNHEGQYYALRNNCTHKDYPLLGGEVSMGRITCEKHGAKFELATGKPKTLPAVKPVRLYRTHVEDGQLFVLSL, from the coding sequence ATGAGCGACACCCCGCCTGAACGCGTCCTCGTGGGCCGCACCGACGACCTCCCAGACGGGCAGCAGACCGCCGTGACCGTGGACGGCGTCAGTGTGGTCATCGTGAACCACGAAGGGCAGTACTACGCCCTGCGCAACAACTGCACCCACAAGGACTACCCCCTGCTGGGCGGCGAGGTCAGTATGGGGCGCATCACCTGCGAGAAACACGGCGCGAAATTTGAGCTGGCCACCGGAAAACCCAAAACACTACCGGCCGTCAAACCCGTCCGCCTGTACCGCACGCACGTGGAAGACGGCCAGCTGTTCGTGCTGTCCCTCTAG
- a CDS encoding VCBS repeat-containing protein, whose protein sequence is MRALLPLALLLLTAQAAPPSGLHPALAVMPGDQTAYLLGGASGGRWLTPGQVRPLLTGQERYVRLAPGQPRVTVRGRHADTLGEPCEATLTVPLTPAPAGLAVFTSPALAAQPRPVVALPTTNATYTQIMQQELRRRGLLTPRVTLTRLVRTDLDGNGTQEIILEASQYRDRSGPFPPPVGRPGDYSLLLLRQVRSGQAVTTVLGAHVAPQRPWDAGDPAPMPMATLHRLAGVADLNGDGRMEVIVHSAYYEGAGFSVQEWTPAGLKSTPLGSGCGV, encoded by the coding sequence ATGCGCGCGCTGCTGCCACTGGCCCTGCTGCTCCTGACTGCCCAGGCGGCCCCGCCCTCCGGGCTGCACCCAGCGCTGGCCGTGATGCCGGGCGACCAGACGGCCTACCTGCTGGGCGGCGCGAGCGGCGGCCGCTGGCTGACCCCCGGGCAGGTCCGCCCCCTCCTGACCGGCCAGGAACGCTACGTGCGCCTCGCGCCCGGCCAGCCGCGCGTCACCGTGCGGGGGCGGCACGCCGACACCCTCGGGGAGCCGTGCGAGGCGACGCTGACCGTGCCTCTGACCCCGGCGCCCGCCGGACTGGCCGTCTTCACCTCCCCGGCGCTGGCCGCGCAGCCCCGCCCTGTGGTCGCCCTGCCCACCACCAACGCCACTTACACGCAGATCATGCAGCAGGAACTGCGGCGCCGCGGCCTCCTCACGCCTCGCGTCACTCTCACCCGGCTTGTCCGCACGGACCTGGACGGCAACGGCACACAGGAAATCATTCTGGAGGCCAGCCAGTACCGTGACCGCAGCGGCCCCTTCCCCCCACCGGTGGGTCGGCCCGGCGATTACAGTCTGCTGCTGCTCCGGCAGGTACGCAGCGGTCAGGCGGTTACGACCGTTCTGGGCGCACACGTGGCGCCACAACGCCCATGGGATGCAGGCGACCCGGCCCCCATGCCCATGGCGACGCTGCACCGTCTGGCCGGCGTGGCCGATCTGAACGGTGACGGCCGCATGGAGGTCATCGTGCACAGCGCCTACTACGAAGGTGCCGGTTTCAGCGTGCAGGAATGGACGCCCGCAGGTCTGAAGTCAACTCCGCTCGGGAGCGGCTGCGGCGTCTGA
- a CDS encoding fructosamine kinase family protein, with protein sequence MHARPALGVGGTPDHPFGRPPQRNLTARSAADFFRTARLRPLLDCAEPQFSARDQGRFGTLGDQLPRLIPLSPPALVHGDLWRGNVRYTGRSPALIDPAATFSHREVHLAALNLFARVLRMAL encoded by the coding sequence CTGCACGCCCGGCCCGCGCTGGGCGTCGGGGGTACGCCCGACCACCCCTTCGGGCGGCCGCCGCAACGTAACCTCACCGCCCGGTCTGCAGCCGACTTCTTCAGGACGGCGCGGCTACGGCCTCTGCTGGACTGCGCCGAGCCACAGTTCAGCGCGCGGGATCAGGGGCGCTTCGGGACGCTGGGTGATCAGTTGCCGCGGCTGATCCCGCTCTCGCCACCTGCACTGGTACACGGGGACCTGTGGCGCGGGAACGTGCGGTACACCGGGCGCAGCCCAGCATTGATCGATCCGGCCGCTACGTTCAGTCACCGGGAGGTGCACCTTGCGGCTCTGAACCTTTTTGCCCGGGTACTGCGGATGGCACTGTAG
- a CDS encoding ribose-phosphate diphosphokinase produces the protein MSAPHRAPSALLNSRRSPLLVFAGQSNRPLAQAICDHLGVPLGRSKTEKFTNDNIIVHYEESLREGDVFIVQTFSNPVSDSIIELMLMIDAAKSASAGRVTAVIPYYSYARSDKKDSPRISIAGRLIADLLQEAGADRILTMTLHAPQVHGFFKVPVDHLSADLVLSQHFKRCVPDAHDGVVLAPDAGSIKRASHIARRLDSGLAMIDKERLSDTEVRPRALIGDVEGKTVFIVDDEISTAGSLVETVNIARSLGAKDVYVAVTHGVYTGPAIQRIAGLDVTQVASTNTVHVPQAKIDGANGRLAVLDVAPLFANAITNIHTGASVSTLFT, from the coding sequence GTGTCCGCCCCCCACCGCGCCCCGTCCGCCCTGCTGAACAGTCGCCGCTCCCCACTCCTGGTGTTTGCCGGGCAGAGCAACCGCCCGCTGGCCCAGGCCATCTGCGACCACCTGGGCGTGCCGCTGGGCCGCAGCAAGACCGAGAAGTTCACGAACGACAACATCATCGTTCACTACGAGGAGTCCCTGCGCGAAGGCGACGTGTTCATCGTGCAGACCTTCAGCAATCCTGTCAGTGACTCCATCATTGAACTGATGCTGATGATCGACGCCGCCAAGAGCGCCAGCGCCGGGCGCGTCACGGCCGTCATCCCGTACTACTCGTACGCCCGCAGCGACAAGAAGGACAGCCCCCGCATCTCCATCGCCGGGCGCCTGATTGCCGACCTGCTGCAGGAAGCTGGCGCCGACCGGATTCTGACCATGACCCTGCACGCGCCGCAGGTTCACGGCTTTTTCAAGGTGCCGGTCGATCACCTCTCCGCGGACCTGGTGCTCAGCCAGCACTTCAAACGTTGCGTCCCCGACGCCCACGACGGCGTGGTGCTCGCGCCCGACGCCGGCAGCATCAAGCGCGCGTCGCACATCGCCCGCCGGCTCGACAGCGGCCTGGCCATGATCGACAAGGAACGCCTCTCGGACACCGAAGTCCGCCCCCGCGCCCTGATCGGGGACGTGGAAGGCAAGACGGTGTTCATTGTGGACGACGAGATCAGCACCGCCGGGAGCCTGGTGGAGACCGTGAACATCGCGCGCAGCCTGGGCGCCAAGGACGTGTACGTGGCCGTCACGCACGGCGTGTACACCGGCCCGGCCATTCAGCGCATCGCGGGACTGGATGTCACGCAGGTGGCCAGCACCAACACCGTGCACGTCCCGCAGGCCAAGATCGACGGAGCAAACGGGCGGCTGGCGGTCCTGGACGTGGCGCCGCTGTTCGCCAACGCCATCACGAACATTCACACGGGCGCGAGCGTCAGCACCCTGTTCACCTGA
- a CDS encoding phytoene desaturase family protein: MTLDAVIVGAGPNGLSAAVTLARAGLRVQVLEAHAQVGGGLQSRALTLPGFTHDYGSAIHPLTVASPAFRQWPLHAFGLSWVHPDAPVAHPLPGGRSVTLERDLHATADGLGRDGRTWVRLLAPLLADWEGLLHDILRPLPRVPAHPVTLARFGLLGLPSASLLSGALFRTPEAQALWAGLAAHTTLPLSTPGTGAMTLVLALLAHAVGWPFPRGGAQAIADALRAYLEYLGGSVITGLTVRGPADLPPARVTLVDSSPRVLLGVLGDRAPARYRAVLERFRYGPGLQKFDYALSGPVPWTDPRVARAATVHIAGTAAEVALSERVSAARVPERPYVLAAQHTLFDPTRAPPGQHTFWVYSHVPNGSAEDAQAQMEGQIERFAPGFAARVLARTRTTAPQLQTFSPVFHGGDVNGGAGTLRGLFARPVLSATPYRTPVRGVYLCSSSTPPGGGIHGMCGHHAALAALKDEFGIHEVP, from the coding sequence ATGACGCTGGACGCCGTGATCGTCGGGGCCGGACCGAACGGCCTGTCTGCCGCCGTGACCCTCGCCCGCGCCGGCCTGCGCGTTCAGGTGCTTGAAGCGCACGCGCAGGTGGGCGGCGGCCTGCAAAGCCGCGCCCTGACCCTGCCGGGCTTCACGCACGATTACGGCTCCGCCATTCATCCCCTCACGGTGGCGAGTCCGGCCTTCCGGCAGTGGCCGCTGCACGCCTTCGGGCTGAGCTGGGTGCATCCGGACGCCCCTGTGGCGCACCCGCTGCCCGGCGGGCGCAGCGTCACCCTGGAACGGGACCTGCACGCCACCGCCGATGGTCTGGGCCGCGACGGCCGCACCTGGGTGCGGCTGCTCGCGCCGCTGCTGGCCGACTGGGAGGGCCTCCTGCACGACATCCTGAGGCCGCTGCCGCGCGTGCCCGCCCACCCGGTGACGCTCGCCCGCTTCGGGCTGCTCGGCCTGCCATCCGCGTCCCTGCTCAGCGGCGCGCTGTTCCGCACGCCGGAAGCCCAGGCGCTGTGGGCGGGCCTGGCCGCGCACACCACCCTGCCCCTGAGCACCCCGGGCACCGGGGCCATGACGCTGGTGCTGGCGCTGCTCGCCCACGCGGTTGGCTGGCCGTTCCCGAGGGGCGGCGCGCAGGCCATCGCCGACGCCCTGCGTGCCTACCTGGAGTACCTGGGCGGCAGTGTCATCACCGGCCTGACCGTGCGCGGCCCGGCTGACCTGCCGCCGGCCCGGGTAACCCTGGTGGACAGCAGCCCCCGGGTGCTGCTGGGCGTGCTGGGAGACCGCGCGCCCGCCCGGTACCGGGCCGTCCTGGAACGCTTCCGGTACGGGCCGGGTCTGCAGAAGTTCGATTACGCGCTGTCCGGGCCGGTGCCGTGGACTGATCCGCGCGTCGCGCGCGCCGCGACCGTCCATATCGCGGGCACCGCTGCAGAAGTCGCCCTGTCCGAACGGGTGTCGGCAGCGCGCGTGCCCGAGCGGCCCTACGTGCTGGCCGCGCAGCACACCCTGTTTGACCCCACGCGCGCGCCGCCAGGGCAGCACACCTTCTGGGTGTACTCACACGTGCCCAACGGCAGTGCCGAGGACGCCCAGGCGCAGATGGAAGGGCAGATTGAACGTTTCGCGCCGGGCTTCGCAGCGCGCGTGCTGGCCCGCACGCGCACCACCGCGCCGCAACTTCAGACGTTCAGCCCGGTATTTCATGGCGGGGACGTGAACGGCGGCGCGGGGACCCTGCGTGGCCTGTTCGCCCGGCCGGTGCTGAGCGCCACGCCGTACCGTACGCCGGTACGGGGCGTGTACCTGTGCTCCAGCAGCACCCCGCCCGGCGGCGGCATTCACGGCATGTGCGGGCATCACGCCGCGCTGGCCGCCCTGAAGGACGAGTTTGGTATTCACGAGGTGCCCTGA
- the dnaJ gene encoding molecular chaperone DnaJ, whose translation MDYYELLGVAKTASADEIKSAYRKLALKYHPDRNKEAGAAEKFTQINEAYAVLSDAEKRAHYDRFGSAPGAGMPGGDPFGGMGGAGFDPMDIFEQLFGGAMGGRGGRRGPARGDDLETEAHVTLTQARAGEEIQVNVDRLTGCDHCHGSRTEPGGQPPRTCTTCGGAGAVRAQARTIFGVVETQQACPTCRGEGQIVQDPCTVCKGRGRTLKAEQVTVKLPRGIDEGYRIRVSGMGNEGPGGNGDLYVHIEMEAHPDLRREQEHLIHTARIGFAKAALGGQVTVPTLDGPHVVEVKAGTQHGELHRLRGQGMPRLQGAGSGDLIVEYEVIVPKPGQLSAEARDALLAYARAVGDEVNDKHEGFLGKVGKIFRGE comes from the coding sequence ATGGATTACTACGAACTGCTGGGCGTGGCGAAAACCGCAAGCGCCGACGAGATCAAGTCCGCCTACCGGAAACTGGCCCTCAAATACCACCCCGACCGCAACAAGGAAGCTGGCGCGGCGGAGAAGTTCACCCAGATCAACGAAGCCTACGCCGTCCTGAGCGACGCGGAGAAACGCGCACACTACGACCGGTTCGGCAGTGCGCCCGGCGCCGGCATGCCCGGCGGAGATCCGTTCGGCGGCATGGGTGGCGCCGGCTTCGACCCCATGGACATCTTTGAGCAGCTGTTCGGGGGCGCCATGGGCGGCCGCGGTGGGCGCCGCGGCCCGGCCCGCGGGGACGACCTGGAAACCGAGGCGCACGTCACCCTGACCCAGGCGCGCGCCGGTGAGGAAATCCAGGTGAACGTGGACCGCCTGACCGGCTGCGATCACTGCCATGGCAGCCGCACCGAACCTGGCGGTCAGCCCCCCAGAACCTGCACCACCTGCGGCGGGGCGGGCGCAGTGCGCGCGCAGGCACGCACGATCTTCGGGGTGGTAGAAACCCAGCAGGCCTGCCCCACCTGCCGCGGCGAGGGTCAGATCGTGCAGGATCCCTGCACCGTCTGCAAGGGCCGGGGCCGCACCCTGAAAGCCGAGCAGGTCACCGTGAAACTTCCGCGTGGCATCGACGAGGGCTACCGCATCCGGGTCAGCGGCATGGGCAACGAGGGGCCTGGCGGGAACGGCGACCTGTACGTGCACATTGAGATGGAAGCGCACCCCGACCTGCGCCGCGAACAGGAACACCTGATTCACACGGCCAGAATCGGCTTTGCGAAGGCTGCGCTGGGCGGGCAGGTCACCGTCCCCACCCTCGATGGCCCGCACGTGGTGGAGGTCAAGGCTGGCACGCAGCACGGCGAACTGCACCGCCTGCGCGGTCAGGGCATGCCGCGCCTGCAGGGGGCTGGCAGCGGCGACCTGATTGTGGAGTACGAGGTGATCGTGCCGAAGCCCGGGCAGCTGAGCGCCGAGGCGCGCGACGCCCTGCTCGCTTACGCCCGCGCAGTGGGCGACGAGGTGAACGACAAACACGAGGGGTTCCTGGGCAAGGTCGGCAAGATCTTCCGGGGCGAGTAA
- the trpS gene encoding tryptophan--tRNA ligase: MLNGVSGAGEKPRVLTGDRPTGRLHLGHLVGSLRARVALQESHEVFVLVADVQGLTDHFERPGVLRRHIPEVMLDYLSVGLDPAKVTFVQQSGVPELAELTMYLLNLVTVSKLRQNPTVKTEVAQKGFGAAVPAGFFIYPVAQAADITAFGAQVVPVGEDQLPMLELTREVARRFNLLYGGEVLRAPQALLSASPRLPGLDGNAKMGKSLGNAAYLSDTQAELRRKIMGMFTDPAHLRASDPGRVEGNPVFTYLDAFDPDVARVQALKEHYRAGGLGDVVVKKHLLDTLEAELGPIRERRVGYAQDPQAVMKLLRDGTARGREVAAGTLTRVRAALF; the protein is encoded by the coding sequence ATGCTGAACGGAGTGAGTGGAGCAGGAGAGAAGCCGCGCGTGCTGACGGGGGACCGTCCGACGGGGCGGCTGCACCTGGGGCACCTGGTGGGATCGCTGCGGGCGCGGGTGGCGTTGCAGGAGTCGCACGAGGTGTTCGTGCTGGTGGCCGACGTGCAGGGCCTCACGGATCATTTCGAGCGTCCCGGCGTGTTACGGCGGCACATTCCGGAGGTGATGCTGGATTACCTGTCGGTGGGGCTTGATCCGGCGAAGGTGACGTTCGTGCAGCAGTCTGGTGTGCCGGAACTGGCCGAACTGACCATGTACCTGCTGAACCTTGTGACCGTGTCGAAGTTACGGCAGAACCCGACCGTGAAGACGGAGGTGGCGCAGAAGGGGTTCGGGGCGGCCGTTCCGGCGGGGTTCTTCATCTACCCGGTGGCGCAGGCGGCGGACATCACGGCGTTCGGGGCGCAGGTTGTCCCGGTGGGGGAGGACCAGTTGCCCATGCTGGAGCTGACGCGGGAGGTCGCGCGGCGCTTCAATCTCCTGTACGGCGGCGAGGTGTTGCGGGCGCCGCAGGCGTTGCTGTCGGCGTCGCCGCGTCTGCCGGGCCTGGACGGCAACGCGAAGATGGGCAAGTCACTGGGGAACGCGGCGTACCTGTCGGACACCCAGGCGGAACTGCGCCGCAAGATCATGGGCATGTTTACTGATCCGGCGCATCTGCGCGCCAGCGACCCCGGTCGCGTGGAGGGCAACCCCGTGTTCACGTACCTGGACGCCTTCGACCCGGACGTGGCCCGGGTGCAGGCTCTGAAGGAGCACTACCGCGCCGGGGGCCTGGGGGACGTGGTGGTCAAGAAGCACCTGCTGGACACGCTGGAGGCCGAGTTGGGTCCCATCCGGGAGCGGCGCGTGGGCTACGCGCAGGACCCGCAGGCCGTCATGAAGCTGCTGCGTGATGGCACCGCGCGGGGCCGTGAGGTCGCTGCGGGCACCCTGACCCGGGTGCGGGCCGCGCTGTTCTGA
- the tdh gene encoding L-threonine 3-dehydrogenase has product MRALSKLHAQEGIWMTETDVPTPGPNDLLIKVRKGSICGTDVHIYRWDQWAQNTIPVPMVVGHEYVGTVAALGSEVRGFQIGDRVSGEGHVTCGHCRNCRAGRRHLCRNTLGVGVNRPGSFAEYLVLPAFNAFRLPDDIPDDIAAIFDPFGNAVHTALSFDLVGEDVLVTGAGPIGVMAAAVARHVGARNVVITDINDYRLDLARRMGVTRAVNVAREDLRSVMTELGMTEGFDVGLEMSGSGPAFAQMVDVMNNGGKVALLGIPSGRVDIDWNAVIFKMLTIKGIYGREMFETWYKMAALIQSGLDLTPVITHHFGIGDYQQGFDAMLGGQSGKVILNWE; this is encoded by the coding sequence ATGCGCGCCCTGAGCAAACTCCACGCCCAGGAAGGCATCTGGATGACCGAGACGGACGTCCCCACACCCGGCCCGAACGACCTGCTCATCAAGGTGCGCAAGGGCAGCATCTGCGGCACGGACGTTCACATCTACAGGTGGGACCAGTGGGCGCAGAACACCATTCCCGTTCCCATGGTCGTCGGGCACGAGTACGTGGGCACCGTGGCCGCCCTGGGCAGTGAGGTGCGTGGCTTTCAGATCGGGGACCGCGTGAGTGGCGAGGGGCACGTCACCTGCGGCCACTGCCGCAACTGCCGCGCCGGACGCCGCCACCTGTGCCGCAACACCTTGGGCGTGGGCGTCAACCGCCCCGGGTCGTTCGCGGAGTACCTCGTTCTCCCGGCTTTCAACGCCTTCCGGCTGCCGGACGACATCCCGGATGACATCGCCGCGATCTTCGATCCGTTCGGCAACGCCGTGCACACCGCCCTGAGCTTCGACCTCGTGGGCGAGGACGTCCTGGTAACCGGCGCCGGGCCCATCGGCGTGATGGCCGCCGCCGTCGCCCGGCACGTGGGCGCGCGGAACGTGGTCATCACCGACATCAACGACTACCGGCTGGACCTCGCGCGCAGGATGGGCGTCACGCGCGCCGTGAATGTCGCCCGGGAAGACCTGCGCAGCGTCATGACCGAACTCGGCATGACCGAAGGCTTCGACGTGGGCCTGGAAATGAGCGGCTCCGGCCCCGCCTTCGCGCAGATGGTGGACGTCATGAACAACGGCGGCAAGGTGGCGCTGCTTGGCATCCCCTCAGGCCGGGTGGACATTGACTGGAACGCCGTGATCTTCAAGATGCTGACCATCAAGGGCATCTACGGCCGCGAAATGTTCGAAACGTGGTACAAGATGGCCGCCCTGATCCAGTCGGGCCTGGACCTCACCCCCGTCATCACGCACCACTTCGGCATCGGTGACTACCAGCAGGGCTTCGACGCCATGCTGGGCGGCCAGAGCGGCAAGGTCATCCTGAACTGGGAGTAG
- a CDS encoding uracil-DNA glycosylase produces the protein MTQAAPQQFKSARSGRLVVPGWMNLVPGRADSIEIQLDVAREDLERTQATLLIEYWATPDELTLQSVLPVRAFQATQEGWCAFVPPQGRVLVRAIDPQPNPPVLASHWINVDPATPSGTTVNVTVRFPEATTPVQALLNQPR, from the coding sequence ATGACGCAAGCCGCCCCTCAGCAGTTCAAGAGCGCCCGTAGTGGCCGCCTCGTGGTTCCCGGGTGGATGAACCTGGTGCCGGGGCGGGCCGACAGCATCGAGATTCAGCTGGACGTGGCGCGCGAGGACCTCGAGCGCACGCAGGCCACGCTGCTGATCGAGTACTGGGCCACCCCGGACGAGCTGACGCTGCAGAGTGTGCTGCCCGTGCGGGCGTTTCAGGCGACGCAGGAAGGCTGGTGCGCGTTCGTGCCCCCGCAGGGCCGCGTGCTGGTGCGCGCCATTGACCCGCAGCCGAACCCGCCGGTGCTCGCGAGTCACTGGATCAACGTGGATCCTGCCACGCCGTCCGGCACGACCGTGAACGTTACGGTGCGGTTTCCCGAGGCGACGACGCCCGTTCAGGCGCTCCTGAACCAGCCCCGATGA